The Papaver somniferum cultivar HN1 chromosome 3, ASM357369v1, whole genome shotgun sequence genome includes a region encoding these proteins:
- the LOC113359581 gene encoding heat shock 22 kDa protein, mitochondrial-like yields the protein MAPFIPIIMATMSKKPITTSVVTPKVMKNKLHLFKNPNPKRSAVSFVPKCSFPLTKKNKKGSDHICDALRPSFPTHDLISSDIFVSDMEEEVKLYDKEEVKDLMMNRWSAKELKEGIELKINLPGFGKDDIKVTVDGTSLVITSLLGKEEDDVVGVGLDVNEDDMNTVIIFDLDFDDLLNLQELKAEMKNGLLKISIPKVKVEEKNVILVTIE from the exons ATGGCTCCCTTCATCCCCATCATCATGGCCACCATGTCAAAGAAACCTATTACTACTTCTGTTGTCACCCCAAAGGTTATGAAAAATAAGCTCCATCTTTTTAAGAACCCTAACCCCAAACGTTCTGCAGTTTCTTTTGTCCCCAAATGTTCTTTCCCACTTactaagaaaaacaagaaaggaTCTGATCACATCTGTGATGCTCTTCGTCCTAGTTTCCCTACTCATGATCTTATTAGTTCAG ATATCTTTGTTTCTGATATGGAGGAGGAGGTGAAGCTATATGacaaagaagaagtaaaagatttGATGATGAATAGATGGAGTGCTAAAGAGCTGAAAGAAGGTATTGAGTTGAAGATCAACTTGCCTGGGTTTGGAAAGGATGATATCAAGGTCACTGTAGATGGTACCTCTCTTGTTATCACTAGTCTTCTgggtaaagaagaagatgatgttgttggtgttggtCTAGATGTTAATGAAGATGATATGAACACTGTTATAATTTTCGATCTGGATTTTGATGATCTCCTGAACTTACAGGAACTGAAAGCTGAGATGAAGAATGGACTTCTTAAGATCTCTATTCCTAAGGTAAAGGTTGAGGAGAAGAATGTCATCCTTGTAACTATTGAGTAG
- the LOC113359582 gene encoding agamous-like MADS-box protein AGL29 yields the protein MKMKKQRKGGEGRRKIKIEKITNKSRLQVTFSKRRKGLFKKETELSVLTGAETALIAFSPAGKPFVCGNPDLILERFLNNINGEASEIQKDDDEQQRRYMQKNDDEAEKKRGVFLESLINSGLGPSSDKSRWDIYINGLNLDELIPMRSDMEQLQKCVAKRSHDLKMMTSNTTSSSSCSSSSYEDKSLIALMDKPAGNEIVDDDYLNKEMINEFLFDSQEYEFGFGNTTSTDEEITADMFSDDY from the exons atgaagatgaagaaacaaagaaaaggaGGTGAAGGTCGTAGGAAGATAAAGattgaaaaaataacaaacaaatcaaGATTACAAGTTACATTCTCCAAGAGACGAAAGGGTTTGTTCAAGAAGGAAACTGAATTATCTGTTTTAACTGGTGCAGAAACTGCACTGATTGCTTTTTCTCCTGCCGGAAAACCCTTTGTTTGTGGAAATCCTGATCTCATACTTGAGAGGTTTCTTAATAACATTAATGGTGAAGCCTCTGAAATTcagaaagatgatgatgaacaacaGAGGAGGTATATGCAA AAAAACGATGATGAAGCTGAAAAGAAAAGAGGGGTTTTCTTGGAGTCATTGATAAATTCTGGATTGGGGCCTAGTAGTGATAAATCTAGGTGGGATATATATATTAATggattgaatttggatgagttgataCCGATGAGAAGCGATATGGAACAACTCCAGAAGTGCGTCGCAAAGAGATCTCACGACTTAAAGATGATGACCAGTaatacaacttcttcttcttcttgttcgtcTTCTTCGTACGAAGACAAGTCCCTTATTGCGTTGATGGATAAACCGGCTGGTAATgaaattgttgatgatgattatctGAATAAAGAGATGATAAATGAGTTTCTCTTTGATTCTCAAGAATACGAATTTGGGTTTGGGAATACTACTTCAACTGATGAAGAAATCACCGCCGACATGTTTTCTGATGACTACTGA
- the LOC113359583 gene encoding agamous-like MADS-box protein AGL62, whose protein sequence is MEMKKQRQGGDGRKKIKIEKIKDKSKLQVTFSKRRKGLFKKATELSVLTGSQIALIAFSPAGRPYVCGNPDLILDRFLNNINGEAREIQKDEQQRRCLEAEKKRGVLLGSLVNCDLGPDNDKFWWNTYVDLLSLDELIQMRSDMEQLQKCVAQRSHDLQMTSNNTAASSSCCSSYEDKSLALMTISAGNEIVDDDYQNKEMVNELLFDFDSQEYEFGIGNTTSTD, encoded by the coding sequence atggagatgaaaAAGCAGAGACAAGGAGGTGATGGTCGTAAGAAGATtaagattgaaaaaataaaagacaaatcAAAATTACAGGTCACATTCTCCAAAAGACGAAAAGGTTTGTTCAAGAAGGCAACTGAATTATCTGTTTTAACTGGTTCACAAATTGCACTCATTGCTTTCTCTCCTGCCGGAAGACCCTATGTTTGTGGGAACCCTGACCTCATACTCGATCGATTTCTTAATAACATTAATGGTGAAGCGCGTGAAATTCAGAAAGATGAACAACAGAGGAGGTGTTTGGAAGCTGAAAAGAAAAGAGGGGTTCTCTTGGGGTCATTGGTAAATTGTGATTTGGGTCCTGATAATGATAAATTTTGGTGGAATACATATGTTGATCTattgagtttggatgaattgATACAGATGAGAAGCGATATGGAACAACTCCAGAAGTGCGTCGCACAGAGATCTCATGACTTACAGATGACCAGTAACAACAcagctgcttcttcttcttgttgttcttcATATGAAGATAAGTCCCTCGCGTTGATGACAATATCGGCTGGTAATgaaattgttgatgatgattatcaGAATAAAGAGATGGTAAATGAGTTGCTCTTTGATTTTGATTCTCAAGAATATGAATTTGGGATTGGGAATACTACTTCAACTGATTAA